TGAACGTCTAATCCGTATCAATCAGGTGTTGGAAAATGACGTGGATTATTATACCGGAAGGGATAAAATCTATGACAATCAGATTCTTTCGGATAGTTTGAACCCATATTTCAATAACTCCACCAACTGGCAGAAAGTATTTTACAAGCCTACTTATAACCAGACGCATAATGTGAATGCTTCAGGAGGGGATGAGAACTTCAATTATAAGATCAATGGTCAGTATTACAATGAAAAGGGTATTATTCAGAATACAGGATTCAGTCGCTATACCTTAAGTATGAACTCTGAGTACAGACAATCTGATCGTTTCAGACTCTTTGTAAATATGTCCGGTAATATTGGAGAGCAACAGACCGGAAGTGGAAACTCTGTGACACAAGGTGGTGTGGCGAAAGCTTCTTCAGCTTCTTCATTGCTGCCCGCGCCTAGTTCTTCTATTGTAGGAGGAGGATTGGTATCTGCACTGGAAGGACGAAATGATAACCGGACTACAGATGTCAAGGCGAATGTGGATCTGGAATACGAAGTTTTCAAAGGCATGAGAGCTAAGAACTCTTTCAGTTATAACTATATCACGTATCGTACGGATAATTTTACTCCAGCTATTGCTAATAATAATATCTCTCAGAATTATAACTACGATGCACAGCGTAACTCGATGTATAATCTCTTTCAATTGTCTTACCTGAAAGCTTTCGGTGCAGAAGAGAAACACCTCATCAATACCTATGTGTTTAATGAGTTGAATCTTAACAGTTTCAAAGCTAAGGCACAACGGAAATCCGGGTATCCCAACGATCAGCTGGAAGGCCCTTTTGGATTTGATGCCGGTAGTGCTGTGGGTGGTGTGCTGAACAATCTGGCAGATGTACGCTCGGCGGGTTTTGCAGGAGCATTCAGTTATCAGTATGATTCCAAATATATTATCGACTTTACTTACCGTCTGGATAAATCTTCCTCTGTAGGTCCGGATGTACCATGGGTCAAGAATCCATCAATCTCCGCTCGCTGGAATATGGCGAAGGAACCTTTTATGGATGTTTTTACAGACAAGTGGTTAGACTATCTTTCATTCAGAGGAGGATGGGGTAAGAATATTACACCTACGGGAACTGTATTTGATGCAAACGGAAGATACATTTTCACAGGAGCTTTCAACAATAATCCTACTATCGGTTTCAACTGGAATCAGATGCCCAATAGTAAGTTAGTTCCTTCTACCACTACTTCTTCAAGTTTGGCGATAGAAGCTGGATTCCTGAAAAACAGAATCACCACGATCCAGGAGTTCTATTACAAACAGGTAGACGATCAGTTATGGTCCAGAAATCTGGCCGATCATAATGGTTTTACATCTTTACAATCTAATGAAGTCAGTTTTGTAAACTACGGATATGAGTTCACGTTCATGTTCAGACCTTTATCAAATCAAAGTAAAGTGAACTGGAGTATCAGTCTCAATGGAGCAATCAATAATGAAGTATTGACCCGTCTGCCTGATAATAGCCGTGAATATCTGAAGTATGATGCAAATAATAAACTTCATACGCTTTACCGTCTGGGTCGCAATACGATGTCACATGTATTGTTTGATTACCGAGGAACATTTGCTACAGATGCTGCGGTACCGGTCAATCCGGCTACGGGTGAACCTTATAAAATGATCAAAGACGGAGCTGTTTATTATTTCCA
The Sphingobacterium spiritivorum genome window above contains:
- a CDS encoding SusC/RagA family TonB-linked outer membrane protein produces the protein MKRFILLSLIFMLSGLLYGQQTISVSGFVQDQSSRIGMGDVTIRSTKLKRALGSTDRKGLFKIQAPVDDILIFTSTGFKTVTENLAGKKAFVFTIYMEKQENELDEVVVQGYQQRKRETLTGASVTISGKDLQDNPVSNVTELLQGKVAGMNVQMTTGQPGVRASVLIRGLNSISSTGTGSDAFLTPTSPLYIVDGVPVDDNTDFQYGFNSGGTGISPISLIPPEDIESMDILKDAAATALYGSRGAYGVIRITTKRGRSKIPIIQYTTNQFFSVPPQLRSVLGGKDERLIRINQVLENDVDYYTGRDKIYDNQILSDSLNPYFNNSTNWQKVFYKPTYNQTHNVNASGGDENFNYKINGQYYNEKGIIQNTGFSRYTLSMNSEYRQSDRFRLFVNMSGNIGEQQTGSGNSVTQGGVAKASSASSLLPAPSSSIVGGGLVSALEGRNDNRTTDVKANVDLEYEVFKGMRAKNSFSYNYITYRTDNFTPAIANNNISQNYNYDAQRNSMYNLFQLSYLKAFGAEEKHLINTYVFNELNLNSFKAKAQRKSGYPNDQLEGPFGFDAGSAVGGVLNNLADVRSAGFAGAFSYQYDSKYIIDFTYRLDKSSSVGPDVPWVKNPSISARWNMAKEPFMDVFTDKWLDYLSFRGGWGKNITPTGTVFDANGRYIFTGAFNNNPTIGFNWNQMPNSKLVPSTTTSSSLAIEAGFLKNRITTIQEFYYKQVDDQLWSRNLADHNGFTSLQSNEVSFVNYGYEFTFMFRPLSNQSKVNWSISLNGAINNEVLTRLPDNSREYLKYDANNKLHTLYRLGRNTMSHVLFDYRGTFATDAAVPVNPATGEPYKMIKDGAVYYFQAGDPYWTDLNGDYILDENDLVTVGNSQPKVIGGLSTFAQYKGISLSINTSFTLKRDIINEALANQMNSYGNPLMGGTNGIEKSTLLPLEKYNFWLNNGDISAYPNPYGFTRQGIITPFRANQTLFMEDGSYWKINSVTLSYTFPREKTQRYKISSLRVYGTANNVYTFSNYSGPNPENVTDMGYDRTDGYPNKRTYTLGLNVQF